A genomic region of Zalophus californianus isolate mZalCal1 chromosome 1, mZalCal1.pri.v2, whole genome shotgun sequence contains the following coding sequences:
- the LOC118356368 gene encoding olfactory receptor 7A17-like — protein MEADNDTGISEFLLLGLSEEPELQPIIFGLFLCMYLITVLGNLLIILAVSSDSHLHTPMYFFLASLSFVDICFTSTTIPKMLWNIQTQSQVITYAGCLTQIYFFLIFGAWDDFLLAVMAYDRFVAICHPLHYTVIMNPRFCGLLVLVSWVISVLNSLLQSLMVLRLSFRTKVEIPHFFCELNQVVGQACSDTFLNDMVMNSGIMLLGGAPLAGILYSYSKIFPSIRRISSAQGKYKAFSTCASHLSVVSLFFCTSLGVYLSSAAPQSSHSSAVASVLYTVVTPMLNPFIYSLRNRDIKRALKRITGVPVM, from the coding sequence ATGGAAGCAGACAATGACACAGGAATTTCAgagtttcttcttctgggattatCAGAGGAACCAGAATTACAGCCCATCATATTTGGGCTTTTCCTCTGCATGTACCTAATCACTGTGCTGGGGAacctgctcatcatcctggccGTCAGCTCAGACTCCcatctccacacccccatgtacttcttcctcgcCAGCCTGTCCTTTGTAGACATCTgcttcacctccaccaccatccccaagaTGCTGTGGAACATCCAGACTCAGAGCCAAGTCATCACCTATGCCGGCTGCCTCACACagatttactttttcttaatcTTTGGAGCCTGGGATGACTTTCTCCTGGctgtgatggcctatgaccgcttCGTGGCCATCTGTCACCCCCTGCACTACACAGTCATCATGAACCCCCGGTTTTGTGGACTGCTGGTTCTGGTGTCCTGGGTCATCAGTGTTCTCAATTCTTTGTTACAGAGTTTAATGGTGTTGCGGCTGTCCTTCCGTACAAAGGTGGAAATCCCCCATTTTTTCTGTGAACTCAATCAAGTAGTTGGGCAGGCCTGTTCTGACACCTTCCTTAATGACATGGTGATGAATTCCGGAATTATGTTGCTTGGTGGTGCTCCCCTGGCTGGAATCCTTTATTCCTACTCGAAGATTTTTCCCTCCATACGTAGGATATCCTCAGCTCAGGGCAAGTATAAAGCATTTTCCACCTGTGCATCTCACCTCTCCGTTGTCTCCTTATTTTTTTGTACCAGCCTAGGAGTGTACCttagctctgctgctccccagagctcccacTCAAGTGCAGTAGCCTCGGTGCTGTACACGGTGGTGACGCCCATGCTGAACCCCTTCATCTACAGCCTGAGGAACAGAGACATAAAGAGGGCTCTGAAAAGAATCACTGGGGTTCCAGTGATGTAA